The Vibrio fortis DNA segment AAAGACCACTGATTCAAGCGACACAGATTGATGATAAGACTATCGAGTATTCAAGTAATACCCACTACCCTGAGCAAGCAGCGAGAGCGATTTTTAATCACGGATTAGACGATATTCGTAATGCAGAGAAAGGAACAAGTTTCACTTATGGTATGAGTAACCCAAACCAACCTTTATCAGAAGAGATGAAGCACTTGCATGTAATGATTATCTTCTCAAAAGATAAGCTGGCGAGAGAACGTTTGAAAGTCGATACATCGAATGCTACTGGCTTAAATGAGCTAATTGAGAAAGAAATGGATAAGCAACTTGGCTTTGCTGAAAAGGCTTTTGAAAAGAATTTAGCGAAAGCAATCAAGGATAAGAAGTACAGCTTTACTAACAGTAATGCCCTACTTCATTTAATCGATAATCCTGACATACCATTCACTCAACAAGAACGTGCAAGAGAGCTTTTAAACAAGCAAATCAGTACGTTGTTAGCAAATGATGTCGTAAACCTTAAGTCGAACTACGTCAATTTAGACAACTATATCTCTATAAACCATAAAGCAATAAATGACAAAGCTAACCTGGTCCGAAAAGAGAAAGCCACACAACACAAAACCACTATGAAACATCATTAAGAAAAAGCACTTACTCATGTAAGTGCTTCTTTTTAATTGGCATTTTTACGATTAGCATCAATAGTATTAAAATGCTGTACATAGCTATAAAAATCACATTTCATGACATACTCGTTGAGTAGTTCTGTCAAAGCGTCATACAAATCTTTGTTGAAACTCATTAAGCGTTGTCTTGTTTGAAGTTCAGAGAGTCTATCGTTATCAATTAGAACTAAATCACTAACAGAGTATCTATCATCAAAAACAATGTTGCTCAGTGTTTTAACTACAACTTCTCTGTTGCGATTCAACCTCTTCATTTTTGGCAAAACGTGCTGGATATGTTGGCATTCACTCTGAGATTTATCTTTCATCAGTTGTTGTTCTGGTAGGAAAGCAAAATTAGTGTTTGCAACTTCTGTTAGGTTTTCAATAAATGCTTTTGAGATGATATCGCTGTATGTCTGACCGTCCATTTTCCCAAACGTGCCTGAAATAACACTCAACCTATGCTTCTTAAAAACTGCTGTGAACTTAGGATTTATGGCAAGTCGTAAGATTGCCGAATTACCAACGTTATTGCCCTCGAACATTAGCCTTTTCAACATCTCAGGAATCTCAGTTTCAGGTAAGTAAAAATTCTTGAAGAAATGTCTGTTTATGTAATTGATTAATGAAAGCTTGGTCTTATACGACAAGCCAGCATCTATCAACTGCCCTTCATGTTCAACCTCAAAACTTTTAACAACACCAACTTCACTTTTAATGACGAGGTACGTGTGATCTAAAGGTTTAAGATCTGATACAGCAACCTGTAGGTCAACACTATTCATGACATTACGCATGTAAGTAAATAGCTTATCTCTGATCAAAACTTTAACTGTATGATGGAATAGCTTAGGTTTTGCTGGATCTTCCTCTGGAATAAAAATCACAGGACTTAACTGGTCGATAAGAGGTACAGGTTTGACTTCTTCTATAACCTCCACCTCCACTTCTTCATCAGGTAGTTCAACAACATCATCATCAAAAACAATGTCATCAAACGAATTTTCTTGTTCGCTTACCTCTTTCTCTATACGTTCGGTCGCTACCCTTTTTAGTGCTTTGACTTTGAAGTGAACAAGAAGAATCCCTTGAACTTCTAAATCTTCTAAGAAATCTCTGATGAACCTTTCAACTTTACCTAACGCAATACTTGTTTCAACACCATCAACCAGTGAATCTTTTGACAGTGGTAATGCTGTTAAATACATCTTTTTATTTACTATAGAAAACTTAATTCCAAAAAAAGCACTGCTTTCCAATTTATGATGTTTCGCTGAAAAAGCTAACAATTTTTTTGCAACATCTTTTTTCGTTAATTTATTACTCATAAAACCTCCATATCGTAGTAATACTCACAGTATTCCATTTATTTTTAATTTTACAAATCGCTGAAGTGTGATATTAAAAAAAGCATGGAGGAATTAATTATGAATGACGACATTAGAGGAATAATCAACAATCATGACTTAGTATTGGAATATTTTTTAAATAAAGAAAATACTGAGATTGCTGATAAGTTCAAGAACAGCAAAAACACAAAAATCAAAAGCATTTTAACAAAAATACTTTTCGACCAAAAAATTACGTTAGAGGAATTTAACGAACATTTTTTCAATCATGTATACCAAGTGAATGTTGTGAGGAGTTTCCACTTTCTAAACATATTGAGAAATGCAAAATTATCAATACATCAAGCAAACAACATTTATCTTCAGAGATTGGAAAAGGAAATTGAACTTCACATTCAAGATTTAAGACTTGAAGATGAAGGGTTAAAAAGCTTACTACACAATTTAATCAATAAGGAAAATAACAATGAATAAAATAAACTACACTGAATTACGAGAAAACATACAGTATCAACCGACACCAACACCACCTTTCAAAGCATACTTTGACAGTGAAATTGAATCTGAAAAACTAAGCTATTTGTCTGAAATTATGAACTACTTTCACTTTGTAGCTCAGATTTATGAGTTTCCTGTTGAGGTAATTAAATCTGATTTTAGTAAGATATGTCAGTTAAGAGTTATGTCACAACAAGCTTATGATTCTGGTAATGAAGAAAAAGTTGAGGCACTTCACGACAAACAGATTCAGGTGATAAATCAGTTTAACAACAAGTACATTAAGCGACTTGGTTTTGATATGACAAACAGCTATTCGAGTTTTGAAATGCATAGAGTTGTGTCAAAAACCGCTACAAGAAAGAACTTCATCAAAAACTACTACATACATCAAATCGTCAAAGCAAAGAATATCATGGTGAAAGATGAGTACCTTTTGAAGCTGTTTAGACAATCTTGTGAAGAGCGTGGAGTGTCATTCAACACAATCAAAGAGTGGTTCAATGCGTTTAAGTGTATCAGTTTAGAAAGATTTGATGAGACAAGCTTTAAAAATGGTTATGTAAAAGCTTATAGGCAGTTAGAGCGTGAAGTGATTTCAATGTATGACACTGATAACCACTACTCTAACTCAAAAGATAAGCTGTTTGTTTGCATAAGAGATAACTATGCTGCGATGTTCAGAAACAAAGTCGAATCAGGCTTTAACCTTGATAAGTTAGAGTTTTTACCAGACGTATATTTCATAAAAGGTTGTATGTCTGTTGCTTTGAATCAGTACCAAAAAGAACTATCTTCAGAATAAAAAAGGAAGCTTACGCTTCCTCTTTTTTTATCAATTTCACATGCTTTGAATCGATTTCAACTATGTCATAAAAATCTAAAAAACCACTTGGCTTTTTCTTTAAAAAATTCTTGTAAAACATAAGTAACCTGAACTTTTCGTTTAACTCATCAATAATCACTCTATCTTTGTAACATTGCTTTTTGTTTATCTCATAGGTTTCCAACAATTCAATCGATTCATTTTTGTAATATAGATTATAGTCATAACAATTCTGATTGTATTCAGCTTTCCCCACTACTTTGTTTAAAAAATAGTTTGTTGCTCGCTTTCCAGTGTTGCGACTCACTACGACTCCATCACACAATTTTGAGTGGTATTTCTCAAAATAATCTTTTGTATTCATACTCAATAAATCTTCAAAATTAACAATCATATAAACCTCCATTAAATCAACAATTGCCCTATTTAAAGTAATTATCACATTGCAAATAAAATGCAAGATTTCACGCTTCTATGAAAATATTATATCTATGATATAACTTTTATATAAACCATAAAAAAAGGAGGAATTATTTATGGCAAAAGTAAAATCAACATGGAGTAAAAATACTGGCAAATCAAAATACACAAATCCTGAACGTCAGAAAAAAGCAGAGAAAGAATACAAACAAACATTTTCAGATGAGTTTTTAAGATTTTTTGAAGAAGATTTGGATGCAAAGTTTGATCCTTACATCCATCCAAGCCTAAAGTCTATGCGACCTCGAATAGTGACTGTTAAAGATGACAAAGTGCATATTAAAAAATGTTCTTTTAACCAATCCATTCAATTCAAGAATCTGGATTGTGATAAAAAACCAAAAGTACCTGTTTATTTGACCTATGCTGAATTGATGAATCTTATCATTAAGTATAAAAAAGAGATTAAAGAAGAACACAATCTTGAATTCAAACTGCCTAAAGAATTATCGAAAGGTATAAAAAGTAAAATATCATTAATCAATACCTTAGCAAAATACTATGATAAAGAAGAAAAAAAGGAGTATTGGGGTGATTCGATAGGTACTCACAAAGAGGAATTAGCAAAAAAACTTTCAAAAGAACAGATCGATGAGCGATTTTATTTTATTGGTTATCAGTACAAGAAAAAAGCGTATTTTGCTTTGGAAGATTTTAAACATTGTTTACCTAAAAAGCTTTTTGACAGCATTCCTCAGTTCCAGCTTGTCGATAAAGTGATGAGTCCACAAGAGATTCATATTGAAAGTAAAGTTGTGGGTGATGTAATGCAAGAAGCTTTAACAAGAGATTACTCTAATAAAATCTCTTTTGAAAACAACGCTGATATAGATGTAGCCCATGCAAAAATCTGGGAAGGTAAGAATGTATCGCAGGTCGTAATGGCAAATCATTTTAGATTTACAGATCATACAAGGTACACAGAAACCTTATTTCATGAAGCGACACACTCTGCTGTTGTCTTAAACCCTCATACTTCTGTTAAAAGCTATGCTGTTGAAGAAGGTATTGCTCAAATCGGTACTGTCATGCTATGTGATGAAAATGAAGTGGATTATGACCCATCTAACTCTGTTGCATACCTTCGTTCTTGGGGAGTAAAGGATGTTAAAGACATTGGTAACATCTTATCTAAAACAAAAGAAAGGATTAAACCAATTATCGAATCAATGAAAAAACACGATTCACAAGAGCTTAGACAACATTTCAGAGAAATACTTGAAGAAGAGATTAAACAGCAATATGACCTTTCTAACGAGCAAGTGGAAGAGCTTAAAGCAAAAAGTAAACGTACAACGGCAAGACCATAAAAAATAAAACACTCCAATTCAGGAGTGTTTTTGATGCTTAGTTTAAACGCTGTAAAGCGACATTCTCTAACTCATAACCATTCATCACTTCTCTTTGCTTTGAGTTAAAAAACACGTTATAGCTGGTGATTCTTTGATTTAAAATACAGTCTGCAACCAACTGAACCCTATCATGATTCTCATACAGCGTTAGATTATCGAAGTTATCTATAAACACTCTTCTTTGTCGTTTAACGTTACGAGAATATGATCTATCTGATACAACCCTACTACCCTCAGAAAAGCTATGTTCAAGTGCTTCCAGAACAAACTCAGCCTCATGTAGAGAGTCATATTTTAAAATCTGAAAATCGAACTCATCATGACCTTTTGAAAAAATTGAAAGTTCAGTAGATTTTTCACGTTCTGTCAAAATCAGAGACAAAGGAATTTTGTTGTTTAACTCAGAGAAAAGATGATTTAAGAACATTCTGATAACCTTTTTGAATATCGATTTATTGTTAAATTATCAGGACCTTTAAAATTTTCAACACCAAAAATCAAAAAAATCACCTCTACGAGATGATTTTAAAAATTACACTTTACTGTCTGATTTGTGCTTAATGCCTTTTTTGAGTTCTTTTTTATATTGTTTATACTCATCATAAAAATGATGTTTAACAATGTCTTTCAGAGTCAAAAAAAGAGGTTTGGTGTGATCGTGCTGTTTTACATACTCTAAAACTTCAAAAACATTGTCTCTATCAGATTTTGGTAAATCTTCAGTTAAACAAAATGTCGTTGAATCTTGTAACTTTGAAGCTTCAAACAACGCATGAATCAAGACAGGTTTAACCACGTTTATCACGTTCCCTTTTAAAGACATTTCTCTGTCTTTACGCTGAAACACCTCATCAAGAAAAGTGTTCATGTGAGAAGCGCAATCAAACGCTTCAAACATTATCTCTTTTTCTCTATTAGCAATTCTACAATCAGCGTAGAAATCATCAGCGAAGTTCGTTCTCTTGGGTAAGTTAAACTTCTTAACAAAGAGAGGTTGAAAGATTGCGATAGTCTGTAAATCAACATTGTCGTAGTCCATACTTACCTCCTCATTTTTTTGTTTCTCGCTTTGTTTAGAAGACCTTTATTCTGATTTGAATTGCTTTGTTCAGTCTCTTTTTTCAGATCTTGAAGTTGCTCATCGTCTGAGTTCTCAGGCTTAGACGATTCTGGCTTTTCAGTTTCAACAGTTTGTTTGTTACCTGTTTCATTGTGCAGCTCTTGAAGCTGCTCATCATCACCTACCTCAACTTTTTGTTCAGATTTATTTTCATTACGTTGTGCATTATCAGGTTCATCTATACCCACTTCTAAGGTTTGTTCGTTTTTGGCTTTAAGCTTCATTTCAGCTAAAACATCATGAAAACGCTTATCGACTTTTTTACCAACACGAAACTCTTCAATAGATTCACCGTTTTCCAAACGTTTTTCTAACATACCCTTGAAAGCATTGAAGTTTTTATCTGTGTTAGGAGCATTAGACAAGATACGATGTGACTTAGGCAACACTGCAAAAGTGTTATATAAATTATCAACATTCGCATCATGAACAACACCACGTTTATAACCACCAGTGACAGATTTATGTAACTCAACAGCTAACTTGTCACCGCTATACAGCTTATTACCATCCATGCGATAAACACCATCATCTAAAAGCTTTTGTAAGAACTTCTGTTCCATCGAAATTTTGTCTTTCGTATTTTCAGAAGGTTGATGAGGTTCGATTTTGTTTGACTCAGGTTTTACTTCTTCTGCACTCTCAGGTTCAGGTTCGTCAAACGTAGTCTCTTGTTTTTGTTCAAGAGTCTGCTCTTGCTCTTGAACCTGGTCCTGTTCAGGCTCATCTTTCTTTACATCAGGCAAAACAAAGTCATTGTTGAACTCTTCGATTTGCGTATCACCAATAGCCATTCCATTCTCTGGGACTAACTTCTCATCGTACAAGTTGTCTATATCGTTTGCTGAATCAGGATTTAACATCACTGACTTTTTCGTACCGTCATTGTATTTCGCTGGTATCTCTTCCCAACCTTCATTTTGAGCAACAATGAATAACTTTTGCTCAGAGATTTGGTAGTCGTGAAGAGCTTCGTTATACGAACTTCTTTGTTCTGGATTCATTGGTAAACCTTGATTCAACACCATAAAAAATTCTGGTCTGATATCGTTTATGTGACACTGTTTTATCATTTCCAAACCATACAAATTATCATCTTTATATTCATTCATATGGCTTACCACGTTTGTTATTGATTCTTTTTTCTCAACAGAAATAGCTTTAGTTTTATCAATCATAGATTTTGTATATTCACTCTGATTCATTTTTCACTCCTTAAAAAAATAATATAAATGACTCAAATATACATATACCATATATAAAAAAATTGACAAAAATACAGAAAATAAAAAAGAGCAACAATTTGCTCTTTTTTCAATAAATAATAGATTTTACTATTAAACGATTTTCAATGTTTTATCGAAAAAGTTATCAAGAACTTGATTCAAAATATACACCATAATCAAGAATGAAAAACATAGATTCAAACCATTCATCAACAGATCTGTCATGCTATTTACTTCAATCATGAAAATATCCATTACAGAGACAACAAGAAAACCAAGATTCAGATTTAGCATTGGTTCTAAATTTTGCATGAATGACACTGATAAAAACATTAGTAAAACTGTTTTGTAGTTTTCTTCGATGTACATTCCAATACCATCAAGCAAACCAAAATCTTTGATTAAAAGCGGTATTCTAATGCAAGGGAAAACCACAAGATTTAAAAACAATTGAACGCTGTATGTAACGAATGCTTTGATGACTAACCAAATTGGCATGATTCCATAGAACGCCATAATCAGTGCTGGCATAATCAATGACATTGCGTAGATATGAATAAAGCTTGTATCAAGACCTATTGCATACCCCACTGTCTTCACAATCATAGTCCCAACAAAAGTATCAGTCTCATAATTACTAAACACATCAGTCACAGAATAATCAGTAAAGTAAGTGCTTAGAGCGATACCAACACCTGTTAAACCAAGCATCTTTTTGCTCATTTTAGTACCTACTTCAACATCAGCTTGCTTCGCTTTGTTTTTTGGACTGAAAAGAGAGTCAAAAAGTTGTGATGCAATGATTATTTTTATTCCTTCTTGCAGTCCATCAATACTGAACTTTGTCATTTCTGTGTGGCGTTGAAGACAGCGATAACCATTTCTAATTTGATCTGGATAACGCATACAAGTTGTAA contains these protein-coding regions:
- a CDS encoding zincin-like metallopeptidase domain-containing protein codes for the protein MAKVKSTWSKNTGKSKYTNPERQKKAEKEYKQTFSDEFLRFFEEDLDAKFDPYIHPSLKSMRPRIVTVKDDKVHIKKCSFNQSIQFKNLDCDKKPKVPVYLTYAELMNLIIKYKKEIKEEHNLEFKLPKELSKGIKSKISLINTLAKYYDKEEKKEYWGDSIGTHKEELAKKLSKEQIDERFYFIGYQYKKKAYFALEDFKHCLPKKLFDSIPQFQLVDKVMSPQEIHIESKVVGDVMQEALTRDYSNKISFENNADIDVAHAKIWEGKNVSQVVMANHFRFTDHTRYTETLFHEATHSAVVLNPHTSVKSYAVEEGIAQIGTVMLCDENEVDYDPSNSVAYLRSWGVKDVKDIGNILSKTKERIKPIIESMKKHDSQELRQHFREILEEEIKQQYDLSNEQVEELKAKSKRTTARP